One segment of Macaca fascicularis isolate 582-1 chromosome 4, T2T-MFA8v1.1 DNA contains the following:
- the IER3 gene encoding radiation-inducible immediate-early gene IEX-1, which produces MCHSRSCHPTMTILQAPTPAPSTNPGPRRGSGPEIFTFDPLPEPALVPAGRPSTSRGHRKRSRRVLYPRVVRRQLPVEEPNPAKRLLFLLLTIVFCQILIAEEGVPAPLPPEDAPSTASQAPTPVPPVLEPFNLTSEPSDYALDLSTFLQQHPAAF; this is translated from the exons ATGTGTCACTCTCGCAGCTGCCACCCGACCATGACCATCCTGCAGGCCCCGACCCCGGCCCCCTCCACCAACCCGGGACCCCGGCGGGGCTCCGGTCCTGAGATCTTCACCTTCGACCCTCTCCCGGAGCCCGCATTGGTCCCCGCCGGGCGCCCCAGCACCTCTCGCGGGCACCGAAAGCGCAGCCGCAGGGTTCTCTACCCTCGAGTG GTCCGGCGCCAGCTGCCAGTCGAGGAACCGAACCCAGCCAAAAGGCTTCTCTTTCTGCTGCTCACCATCGTCTTCTGCCAGATCCTGATAGCTGAAGAGGGTGTGCCAGCGCCCCTGCCTCCGGAGGACGCCCCCAGCACCGCATCCCAGGCGCCCACCCCTGTGCCCCCGGTCCTCGAGCCCTTTAATCTGACTTCGGAGCCCTCGGACTACGCTTTGGACCTCAGCACTTTCCTCCAGCAACACCCAGCCGCCTTCTGA